One genomic segment of Acaryochloris marina S15 includes these proteins:
- a CDS encoding FixH family protein codes for MKKLFLAIALVSTFLFSCSAQSGEQATETSDSAEAPTEQAKSKSDGDREDMGHSQTSGTEQAKQSKDIHLVSPKSAEMPMGDAELVVHVEKENLTPDDVSVQVSMPMEGEADMTSLAIVEPGDKDQEFKIKTNFGMAGPWTVQVKAKDAEPATLAFNIK; via the coding sequence ATGAAGAAATTATTTTTGGCGATCGCTCTCGTGAGCACATTTCTATTTTCCTGTAGTGCGCAATCAGGAGAACAAGCTACAGAGACATCGGACAGCGCAGAAGCTCCCACAGAGCAGGCAAAATCCAAGTCCGATGGCGATAGGGAAGACATGGGCCACAGCCAAACATCAGGCACAGAGCAGGCAAAACAGTCCAAGGATATTCATTTGGTGAGTCCTAAATCCGCCGAAATGCCCATGGGCGATGCCGAACTTGTGGTCCACGTTGAAAAGGAGAATCTCACACCAGATGATGTCTCTGTCCAAGTCTCAATGCCTATGGAAGGCGAAGCAGATATGACCTCCCTGGCCATTGTGGAACCCGGAGATAAAGACCAGGAGTTCAAAATTAAAACCAACTTTGGGATGGCAGGTCCTTGGACAGTTCAGGTGAAGGCCAAGGATGCTGAACCTGCAACCCTAGCCTTTAACATCAAGTAA